In Gopherus flavomarginatus isolate rGopFla2 chromosome 1, rGopFla2.mat.asm, whole genome shotgun sequence, a single genomic region encodes these proteins:
- the SLC25A6 gene encoding ADP/ATP translocase 3: MADQALSFAKDFLAGGVAAAISKTAVAPIERVKLLLQVQHASKQIAADKQYKGIIDCVVRIPKEQGILSFWRGNLANVIRYFPTQALNFAFKDKYKQVFLGGVDKHTQFWRYFAGNLASGGAAGATSLCFVYPLDFARTRLAADVGKAGADREFRGLGDCLVKITKSDGLRGLYQGFNVSVQGIIIYRAAYFGIYDTAKGMLPDPRNTHIVISWMIAQTVTSVAGVVSYPFDTVRRRMMMQSGRKGADIMYSGTIDCWKKIARDEGGKAFFKGAWSNVLRGMGGAFVLVLYDELKKVI, translated from the exons ATGGCGGACCAGGCCCTTTCCTTCGCCAAGGACTTCCTGGCGGGCGGCGTGGCCGCGGCCATCAGCAAAACCGCGGTGGCGCCCATCGAGCGGGTCAAGCTGTTGCTCCAG GTACAACATGCAAGTAAACAAATTGCTGCAGACAAACAGTACAAGGGTATCATTGATTGCGTAGTGCGTATCCCAAAGGAGCAAGGAATTCTGTCCTTTTGGCGTGGAAATTTGGCAAATGTCATCAGATATTTCCCCACTCAAGCTCTCAATTTTGCTTTCAAGGATAAGTATAAGCAGGTGTTCTTAGGAGGAGTGGACAAGCACACCCAATTTTGGAGGTATTTTGCTGGTAATCTGGCCTCTGGTGGTGCAGCTGGTGCCACTTCTCTCTGCTTCGTCTATCCTTTGGATTTTGCAAGAACCCGTTTGGCTGCTGACGTTGGAAAAGCTGGTGCCGACAGAGAATTCAGAGGTCTGGGGGACTGTCTAGTCAAAATTACCAAGTCTGATGGTCTGCGTGGCTTATATCAAGGGTTCAATGTGTCTGTGCAGGGTATCATCATCTATAGAGCTGCCTACTTTGGAATCTATGATACAGCAAAAG GCATGCTCCCAGATCCCAGAAACACTCACATTGTGATAAGCTGGATGATTGCACAAACAGTGACTTCTGTGGCTGGTGTTGTCTCCTATCCTTTTGATACAGTGCGGCGTCGAATGATGATGCAGTCAGGACGTAAAGGAG CTGACATCATGTACTCTGGAACAATTGACTGTTGGAAGAAGATTGCAAGGGATGAAGGAGGAAAAGCTTTTTTCAAGGGTGCATGGTCCAACGTTCTCCGAGGCATGGGTGGTGCTTTTGTGCTCGTGCTGTACGATGAATTAAagaaagtaatttaa